From a single Sparus aurata chromosome 13, fSpaAur1.1, whole genome shotgun sequence genomic region:
- the LOC115593846 gene encoding olfactory receptor 146-like: MGNYTYNSFTLQLEGLNVSNELVYPVFLFFFFSYLFIMVTNVGIVVLIFNDKSLHQPMYLLFSNLPFNDIIGNSIMVPRLLSDILLPPSERLINYYECVVQAFTSHMFGTTSHTVLMIMAFDRYVAICNPLRYAAIMTNKMVIKLTVSAWGVAFVLVGILLGLTIRLNRCRTMIMNPYCDNASLFKLSCDSVFINNAYGLTFTVVLFTASIGTMVLTYTKITVVCLTSKNKSLNSKALKTCSTHLIVYLIMVFNGFSIITLHRFPQYSDYRKLCSILFHIIPGSLNPIIYGIQSKEIKKFFSEKILKNF, encoded by the coding sequence ATGGGAAACTACACCTACAACAGCTTCACACTCCAGCTGGAAGGGTTAAATGTCTCAAATGAGTTGGTCTACCccgtctttctcttcttctttttctcctacCTGTTTATAATGGTTACCAATGTGGGTATTGTTGTTCTAATTTTCAATGACAAGAGCCTTCACCAGCCGATGTATCTCCTTTTTAGCAACCTGCCATTTAATGACATTATTGGGAACTCTATCATGGTGCCTCGTTTGCTCTCAGACATTTTGCTGCCTCCGTCTGAACGTCTCATCAATTATTATGAGTGTGTAGTTCAAGCTTTCACTTCACATATGTTTGGTACAACTTCTCACACTGTGCTCATGATTATGGCCTTTGACAGATATGTGGCCATCTGTAATCCTCTACGCTATGCTGCCATAATGACCAACAAAATGGTGATAAAACTGACAGTTTCTGCCTGGGGAGTGGCCTTTGTTCTGGTCGGGATTCTTCTCGGTCTGACCATACGGCTGAACCGATGCAGGACGATGATCATGAATCCTTACTGTGATAATGCTTCTTTGTTCAAACTCTCCTGTGacagtgtgtttattaataatGCCTATGGCCTCACTTTCACTGTTGTCCTCTTCACAGCATCTATAGGCACCATGGTTCTCACTTACACAAAGATTAcagttgtctgtctgaccagtAAGAACAAGTCTTTGAACAGTAAAGCCTTGAAGACCTGCAGCACTCATCTGATTGTGTATTTGATCATGGTGTTCAATGGATTTTCTATCATTACTCTTCATCGTTTCCCTCAATACTCAGATTACAGAAAACTTTGTTCAATTTTGTTTCACATCATCCCCGGCAGCCTCAACCCCATTATATACGGCATACAGTCAAAAGAGATAAAGAAGTTTTTCTCAGAGAAGATTTTGAAGAATTTCTAA
- the LOC115594482 gene encoding putative olfactory receptor 52P1 gives MENYTFNSFTLQLEGLIISKDSVYPVFIIIFFSYIFIMVANGGIAFLVFIDKSLHQSIYLLFCNLIFNDILGNSIMVPRLLSDLLLPPSERLISYFECVVQAFTTHMFNTTSLTVLMIMAFDRYVAICNPLRYAAIMTNKMVIKLTISAWGVALVLVGILLGLTIRLNRCRTMIMNPYCDNASLFKLSCDSVFINNMYGLTFTAFLLSSSVSTTVLTYTKIAVVCLTSNNKSLNSKALKTCSTHLVVYLIMVTSGMLVISLHRLPQYTHIRKFASILFHIIPGSLNPVIYGVQSAEICKSVSRLFRSKH, from the coding sequence ATGGAAAACTACACATTCAACAGCTTCACACTGCAGCTAGAGGGGCTGATTATCTCCAAGGACTCTGTTTACCCCGTCTTTATCATCATCTTTTTCTCCTACATTTTTATCATGGTTGCAAATGGAGGCATTGCATTTCTGGTCTTTATTGACAAGAGCCTTCACCAGTCGATATATCTCCTGTTTTGCAACCTGATATTCAACGACATCCTTGGAAATTCAATCATGGTGCCTCGTTTGCTCTCAGATCTCTTGCTGCCTCCGTCTGAGCGTCTCATCAGTTATTTTGAGTGTGTGGTTCAAGCTTTCACTACACATATGTTCAATACCACCAGCCTCACTGTGCTCATGATTATGGCCTTTGACAGATATGTGGCCATCTGTAATCCTCTGCGCTATGCTGCCATAATGACCAACAAAATGGTGATCAAGCTGACAATTTCTGCTTGGGGAGTGGCCCTTGTTCTGGTCGGGATTCTTCTCGGTCTGACCATTCGGCTGAACCGATGCAGGACGATGATCATGAATCCTTACTGTGACAATGCTTCTTTGTTCAAACTCTCCTGTGacagtgtgtttattaataatatGTATGGCCTCACTTTCACTGCCTTCTTGCTCAGCTCTTCTGTAAGCACCACGGTTCTCACTTACACTAAGATTGcagttgtctgtctgaccagtAATAACAAGTCTTTGAACAGTAAAGCCTTGAAGACCTGCAGCACTCATCTGGTTGTGTATTTGATTATGGTTACTAGTGGCATGCTTGTCATTTCTCTGCATCGACTCCCTCAATACACCCACATCAGGAAATTTGCCTCTATTCTGTTTCATATCATCCCCGGCAGCCTCAACCCCGTTATTTACGGAGTGCAGTCTGCAGAAATCTGCAAATCTGTGTCGAGATTATTCAGATCCAAACACTGA
- the LOC115593845 gene encoding olfactory receptor 146-like, which produces MFSSFRSMGNYTYNSFTLQLEGLNVSNELVYPVFLFFFFSYLFIMVTNVGIAVLIFNDKSLHQPMYLLFSNLPFNDIIGNSIMVPRLLSDILLPPSERLINYYECVVQAFTSHMFGTTSHTVLMIMAFDRYVAICNPLRYAAIMTNKMVIKLTVSAWGVAFVLVGILLGLTIRLNRCRTMIMNPYCDNASLFKLSCDSVFINNIYGLTFTVVLFTASIGTMVLTYTKITVICLTSKNKSLNSKALKTCSTHLVVYLIMLISGFSIITLHRFPQYSDYRKLCSILFHIIPGSLNPIIYGIQSKEIKKFFSEKILKNF; this is translated from the coding sequence atgttttcttctttcaggTCGATGGGAAACTACACCTACAACAGCTTCACACTCCAGCTGGAAGGGTTAAATGTCTCAAATGAGTTGGTCTACCccgtctttctcttcttctttttctcctacCTGTTTATAATGGTTACCAATGTGGGTATTGCTGTTCTAATTTTCAATGACAAGAGCCTTCACCAGCCGATGTATCTCCTTTTTAGCAACCTGCCATTTAATGACATTATTGGGAACTCTATCATGGTGCCTCGTTTGCTCTCAGACATTTTGCTGCCTCCGTCTGAACGTCTCATCAATTATTATGAGTGTGTAGTTCAAGCTTTCACTTCACATATGTTTGGTACAACTTCTCACACTGTGCTCATGATTATGGCCTTTGACCGATATGTGGCCATCTGTAATCCTCTACGCTATGCTGCCATAATGACCAACAAAATGGTGATAAAGCTGACAGTTTCTGCCTGGGGAGTGGCCTTTGTTCTGGTCGGGATTCTTCTCGGTCTGACCATACGGCTGAACCGATGCAGGACGATGATCATGAATCCTTACTGTGATAATGCTTCTTTGTTCAAACTCTCCTGTGacagtgtgtttattaataatatCTACGGCCTCACTTTCACTGTTGTCCTCTTCACAGCATCTATAGGCACCATGGTTCTCACTTACACAAAGATTACAGTCATCTGTCTGACCAGTAAGAACAAGTCTTTGAACAGTAAAGCCTTGAAGACCTGCAGCACTCATCTGGTTGTGTATTTGATCATGCTGATTAGTGGATTTTCTATCATTACTCTTCATCGTTTCCCTCAATACTCAGATTACAGAAAACTTTGTTCTATTTTGTTTCACATCATCCCCGGCAGCCTCAACCCCATTATATACGGCATACAGTCAAAAGAGATAAAGAAGTTTTTCTCAGAGAAGATTTTGAAGAATTTTTAA